From a single Kitasatospora sp. NBC_00458 genomic region:
- a CDS encoding DUF5998 family protein, which produces MAKTGTTTTQDLRSAIERSGYYPALVSEAVESAVGPEPISSYLVHQETTFDANEVRRHVTVLVLTPTRFVVSHTDEQTGDATTPAVPFATTSTESVRLDRINSVVVSRMVANPETYTPGTLPREVVLTIGWGAVQRLDLEPAGCSDANCEADHGYTGSATADDLSLRVSEAGDGPETVAQALVFARALSEATISTGPRG; this is translated from the coding sequence ATGGCGAAGACCGGTACCACCACCACGCAGGACCTGCGCTCCGCGATCGAGCGCAGCGGCTACTACCCGGCCCTGGTGTCGGAGGCGGTGGAGTCCGCGGTGGGTCCCGAGCCGATCAGCTCCTACCTGGTGCACCAGGAGACCACCTTCGACGCCAACGAGGTCCGCCGGCACGTCACCGTGCTGGTCCTCACCCCCACCCGGTTCGTGGTGAGCCACACCGACGAGCAGACCGGCGACGCGACCACCCCCGCCGTCCCGTTCGCGACCACCTCCACCGAGAGCGTCCGGCTGGACCGGATCAACTCCGTCGTGGTGAGCCGGATGGTCGCCAACCCGGAGACCTACACCCCGGGCACCCTGCCGCGCGAGGTCGTCCTCACCATCGGCTGGGGTGCCGTCCAGCGCCTCGACCTCGAACCGGCCGGCTGCTCCGACGCCAACTGCGAGGCGGACCACGGCTACACCGGCTCCGCCACCGCCGACGACCTGTCGCTGCGGGTCAGCGAGGCCGGCGACGGCCCCGAGACGGTCGCCCAGGCGCTGGTGTTCGCCCGGGCGCTCTCCGAGGCGACGATCAGCACCGGCCCCCGGGGCTGA
- a CDS encoding alkaline phosphatase family protein has protein sequence MSFAPDGYDAFELLDPATAPAPPYGSGSLCDLLPSVAAGLGVPGFAATLPIAPADRVVVFLVDGLGWELLLRHPEYAPFLSSLTAGSLGGTGRPLTAGFPSTTATSLASVGTGTPPGLHGLAGYTVAVPGTGHLMNQLRWQPPTDPAAWQPYPTVFQQTHAAGVATAQVSSPLFAQTPLTRVALSGGSFLGRTTGEERMDLAAAWLAEHDRALVYTYVSELDGAGHRFGVDSDEWRMTLDAVDRLARRLAEQLPPRSAMYVTADHGMIDIAPEDRIDFDEDWELGAGVALLGGEGRARHVYAVPGAAADVHTVWSEVLGDRMWVATRDQAIAAGWFGPVVDDRVYHRIGDVVAAARDDIAITASRNEPGESAMIGLHGSMTPVEQFVPLLEVRS, from the coding sequence ATGTCCTTCGCCCCCGACGGCTACGACGCCTTCGAACTCCTCGACCCGGCCACCGCCCCCGCGCCCCCCTACGGCAGCGGCTCGCTCTGCGACCTGCTGCCCTCGGTGGCGGCCGGCCTCGGCGTCCCCGGCTTCGCCGCGACGCTGCCGATCGCGCCCGCCGACCGCGTGGTGGTCTTCCTGGTCGACGGCCTCGGCTGGGAGCTGCTGCTGCGCCACCCCGAGTACGCGCCGTTCCTCTCCTCGCTGACCGCCGGCTCGCTCGGCGGCACCGGCCGCCCGCTCACCGCCGGCTTCCCGTCCACCACCGCCACCTCGCTGGCGTCGGTGGGCACCGGCACCCCGCCCGGCCTGCACGGCCTGGCCGGCTACACGGTGGCGGTCCCCGGCACCGGCCACCTGATGAACCAGCTCCGCTGGCAGCCGCCGACCGACCCGGCCGCCTGGCAGCCGTACCCGACCGTCTTCCAGCAGACCCACGCCGCCGGGGTGGCCACCGCCCAGGTCTCCTCCCCGCTGTTCGCCCAGACCCCGCTCACCAGGGTGGCGCTCTCCGGCGGCAGCTTCCTCGGCCGCACCACCGGCGAGGAGCGGATGGACCTGGCCGCCGCCTGGCTGGCCGAGCACGACCGCGCGCTGGTCTACACGTACGTCAGCGAACTGGACGGCGCCGGGCACCGCTTCGGTGTGGACTCCGACGAGTGGCGGATGACCCTGGACGCGGTCGACCGGCTGGCCCGCCGGCTCGCCGAACAGCTGCCCCCGCGCTCGGCGATGTACGTGACCGCCGACCACGGCATGATCGACATCGCCCCGGAGGACCGGATCGACTTCGACGAGGACTGGGAGCTGGGCGCCGGCGTCGCGCTGCTCGGCGGCGAGGGCCGCGCCCGGCACGTCTACGCCGTCCCCGGCGCGGCCGCCGACGTCCACACGGTCTGGAGCGAGGTGCTCGGCGACCGGATGTGGGTGGCCACCCGCGACCAGGCGATCGCCGCCGGCTGGTTCGGCCCGGTCGTGGACGACCGCGTCTACCACCGGATCGGGGACGTGGTCGCCGCCGCCCGCGACGACATCGCGATCACCGCCTCCCGCAACGAACCCGGCGAGTCCGCGATGATCGGCCTGCACGGCTCGATGACCCCGGTCGAGCAGTTCGTGCCGCTGCTCGAAGTCCGCAGCTGA
- a CDS encoding thymidine kinase: MAELVFFSGTMDCGKSTLALQMDHNHAARGRQGIILTRNDRAGKATISSRLGLRADAVEVADDFDFHAHVVHRLSAGGRVDYLICDEAQFFAAEQVDQLARVVDELGIDVYTFGITTDFRTRLFPGSQRLIELADRVEVLQVEALCWCGARATHNARTVGGVMVVEGAQVVIGDISVREDEVGYEVLCRRHHRRRLTAATARASVLSPDVLPFEEQQA, translated from the coding sequence ATGGCTGAACTGGTGTTCTTCTCGGGGACGATGGACTGCGGCAAGTCGACGCTCGCGCTCCAGATGGACCACAACCACGCCGCCCGCGGCCGGCAGGGGATCATCCTCACCCGCAACGACCGGGCCGGAAAGGCCACCATCTCCAGCCGCCTCGGCCTGCGCGCCGACGCGGTCGAGGTGGCGGACGACTTCGACTTCCACGCCCACGTCGTGCACCGGCTCTCGGCCGGCGGCCGGGTCGACTACCTGATCTGCGACGAGGCCCAGTTCTTCGCCGCCGAGCAGGTCGACCAGCTCGCCCGGGTGGTCGACGAACTCGGCATCGACGTCTACACGTTCGGGATCACCACGGACTTCCGCACCCGGCTCTTCCCCGGTTCGCAGCGGCTGATCGAGCTGGCGGACCGGGTCGAGGTGCTCCAGGTCGAGGCGCTCTGCTGGTGCGGGGCCCGGGCCACCCACAACGCCCGCACCGTCGGCGGCGTGATGGTGGTCGAGGGCGCCCAGGTCGTGATCGGCGACATCTCGGTCCGCGAGGACGAGGTCGGCTACGAGGTGCTCTGCCGCCGCCACCACCGCCGCCGGCTCACCGCCGCCACCGCCCGCGCCTCCGTCCTCTCCCCGGACGTCCTCCCCTTCGAGGAGCAGCAGGCCTAG
- a CDS encoding VOC family protein — translation MPAVTLRLAQGTPCWVSLMTDDLPGARAFYGGLLGWSFAPGPAQLGEYVRARLGEEPVAGLGESSVTGFPVQWTTYFAVDSADRAAQAVRECGGTVAVGPLQAERAGRLAIAADVSGAVFGLWQGEEHPGRETGREPGGPAWAELLTPDADGAAGFYRAVLGVSTAPADGGSALLVGGRPVAGIRRGAELRGHPPRWRAHFAVRDVESTALRAVELGGRVLVPPQQTVRGRAARLADPRGGHFSVLEA, via the coding sequence ATGCCCGCGGTGACACTCCGGCTGGCCCAGGGCACCCCGTGCTGGGTCAGCCTGATGACCGACGACCTGCCCGGCGCCCGGGCGTTCTACGGCGGACTGCTCGGCTGGAGCTTCGCACCGGGCCCCGCCCAGCTCGGCGAGTACGTCCGGGCCCGGCTCGGCGAGGAGCCGGTGGCCGGACTCGGCGAGTCCTCGGTGACGGGCTTCCCCGTGCAGTGGACCACGTACTTCGCGGTGGACAGCGCGGACCGCGCCGCCCAGGCGGTGCGGGAGTGCGGCGGGACGGTGGCGGTCGGACCGCTCCAGGCCGAGCGGGCCGGGCGGCTCGCGATCGCCGCCGACGTCTCCGGCGCGGTCTTCGGGCTCTGGCAGGGCGAGGAGCACCCGGGCCGGGAGACCGGCCGCGAGCCGGGCGGCCCGGCCTGGGCCGAGCTGCTCACCCCGGACGCGGACGGGGCGGCCGGCTTCTACCGCGCGGTGCTCGGGGTGTCGACGGCGCCGGCCGACGGCGGTTCGGCCCTGCTGGTGGGGGGCCGGCCGGTGGCCGGGATCCGCCGCGGCGCGGAGCTGCGCGGCCACCCGCCGCGCTGGCGCGCCCACTTCGCCGTCCGGGACGTCGAGTCGACGGCGCTCCGGGCGGTGGAACTCGGCGGCCGGGTGCTGGTCCCGCCGCAGCAGACGGTGCGCGGCCGGGCGGCCCGGCTGGCCGACCCGCGGGGCGGCCACTTCTCCGTCCTGGAGGCCTGA
- a CDS encoding sulfurtransferase, with protein MTTNHDDSPLVSVTALQEALGSARPPVLLDVRWQLGGPPGIEDYTAGHLPGAHFVALDEELAAPAGPPGRGGRHPLPDPEEFGAALRGFGVGADRPVVVYDGATSLAAARAWWLLRWAGHPDVRVLDGGFAAWQAAGLPVTTELPPPGEGDFKPVPGQLPTVDADGAAAWAREGLLLDSRAGERYRGETEPIDPRAGHIPGAVSAPTTGNVGPDGRFLAPAELAARFRALGAGERETAVYCGSGVTAAHQILALAVAGLPATLYPGSWSEWSGDEARPVAVTDQPG; from the coding sequence ATGACCACCAATCACGATGACTCCCCGCTGGTCTCGGTGACCGCGCTGCAGGAGGCTCTCGGCTCCGCCCGCCCGCCGGTGCTGCTCGACGTGCGCTGGCAGCTCGGCGGCCCGCCCGGGATCGAGGACTACACGGCCGGCCACCTGCCCGGCGCCCACTTCGTGGCCCTGGACGAGGAGCTCGCCGCCCCGGCCGGTCCGCCCGGGCGCGGCGGCCGCCACCCGCTGCCCGACCCGGAGGAGTTCGGCGCCGCACTGCGCGGCTTCGGTGTCGGTGCCGACCGCCCGGTGGTGGTGTACGACGGTGCGACCTCGCTGGCCGCGGCCCGCGCCTGGTGGCTGCTGCGCTGGGCCGGCCACCCGGACGTCCGGGTGCTGGACGGCGGCTTCGCGGCCTGGCAGGCGGCCGGTCTGCCGGTGACCACCGAGCTGCCGCCCCCCGGGGAGGGTGACTTCAAGCCGGTCCCGGGGCAGCTGCCGACGGTCGACGCGGACGGCGCCGCGGCCTGGGCCCGCGAGGGCCTGCTGCTGGACTCCCGCGCGGGGGAGCGCTACCGGGGCGAGACCGAGCCGATCGACCCGCGGGCCGGGCACATCCCGGGTGCGGTCTCCGCGCCGACCACCGGGAACGTCGGCCCGGACGGCCGGTTCCTGGCGCCCGCCGAACTCGCCGCCCGGTTCCGGGCGCTGGGTGCGGGGGAGCGGGAGACCGCCGTCTACTGCGGCTCCGGGGTGACGGCCGCGCACCAGATCCTCGCCCTGGCGGTGGCCGGTCTGCCGGCCACCCTCTACCCGGGTTCCTGGAGCGAGTGGTCCGGTGACGAGGCGCGTCCGGTCGCGGTCACCGACCAGCCGGGCTGA
- the sepH gene encoding septation protein SepH — MTSAGTTREVTVPELRVVAVSNDGTRLVLKAADSTEYTLPIDERLRAAIRGDRPRLGQIEIEVESHLRPRDIQARIRAGASAEEVAQAAGISVDRVRRFEGPVLAERAFMAERARKTAIRRHGESSGPQLGEAVAERLALRGAEKDTERWDSWRRDDGTWEVILSYRADGEGRSAAWTYDPPRRLVQPNDDEARALIGENVEREEESIFPFIPRIARLPQDRPPRPMIDRPSADRIMSSREVRESREATAEARDSLTSLLDVVPAFRGDLAVGAPPSIEPVPAEVAEEAEEPAAAAPAVGAGSAYADILMPRAVAPHRERLVGTTDRQAEADGVRPGRRATVPSWDEIVFGSRRKKQE; from the coding sequence GTGACGTCGGCAGGCACCACCCGGGAGGTAACCGTGCCCGAACTGCGGGTTGTGGCCGTCAGCAACGACGGCACACGGCTGGTGCTCAAGGCCGCCGACAGCACGGAGTACACCCTCCCCATCGACGAGCGGCTGCGCGCCGCCATCCGTGGTGACCGTCCGCGCCTCGGCCAGATCGAGATCGAGGTGGAGAGCCACCTCCGCCCGCGGGACATCCAGGCCCGGATACGAGCCGGTGCCTCCGCCGAGGAGGTCGCGCAGGCGGCCGGCATCTCCGTCGACCGCGTCCGCCGATTCGAGGGTCCGGTCCTGGCCGAACGTGCCTTCATGGCCGAACGGGCCCGGAAGACCGCGATCCGCCGGCACGGCGAATCCTCCGGCCCCCAGCTGGGCGAGGCGGTGGCCGAGCGGCTGGCGCTGCGCGGCGCGGAGAAGGACACCGAGCGCTGGGACTCCTGGCGGCGCGACGACGGCACGTGGGAGGTCATCCTCTCCTACCGCGCCGACGGCGAGGGCCGCAGTGCGGCCTGGACGTACGACCCTCCCCGGCGGCTGGTGCAGCCCAACGACGACGAGGCCCGCGCGCTGATCGGCGAGAACGTCGAGCGCGAGGAGGAGTCGATCTTCCCGTTCATCCCGCGGATCGCCCGGCTCCCCCAGGACCGGCCGCCGCGGCCGATGATCGACCGGCCCTCCGCGGACCGGATCATGTCGTCCCGCGAGGTGCGCGAGTCCCGCGAGGCGACGGCCGAGGCCAGGGACTCGCTGACCAGCCTGCTGGACGTCGTCCCGGCGTTCCGGGGCGACCTGGCGGTCGGCGCTCCGCCGTCGATCGAGCCGGTGCCCGCCGAGGTCGCCGAGGAGGCCGAGGAGCCGGCGGCCGCCGCTCCGGCGGTCGGTGCGGGCTCCGCGTACGCGGACATCCTGATGCCGCGCGCGGTCGCGCCGCACCGGGAGCGCCTGGTCGGCACCACCGACCGGCAGGCCGAGGCGGACGGCGTGCGGCCCGGACGCCGGGCCACCGTGCCGAGCTGGGACGAGATCGTCTTCGGCAGCCGGCGCAAGAAGCAGGAGTAG